Genomic segment of Zingiber officinale cultivar Zhangliang chromosome 11B, Zo_v1.1, whole genome shotgun sequence:
taattttttaaaaaaattaaatgataatgtgAAATTTTCTTTCAAGTGTTTTTGTTGGCATAATAATTTTCATGACCATTtaggtaacttaaaaatattataattatcaatctatttttatacaaaataaacatttctttacatactttaaataacttcCTACGTTGAAAGTATAAAATCTTAAGTTATCCTTATCACATAAAAGTAACATATGTTTCTAACCATATATATAGTAGATCCAAGTGgacatattattcaattaaatttaaaagctaatcaagtttgtgtttcacatccatcttaatattagagacatgataatggacacaaggaaaattagcttagctatcctctttatgttatccatttttattattccgacaacatctagagagcttgctcctacaccatcttcgacaggaattgatttttttgaattactatgtaagttattaattttattttcatacattGGTTGAAAGCATAAATCTCAAGGCATTGGAGTGAAAGATGGTATGAAACTAAGTGACATTACATatttagataatcaccttatctttattgttcctaaatttaaatctcaatgtttttatacaaaatatttatttttgtgtttatgattatcaaattacaaatactaagagtactcatttctatttactaatatgcagttaaccaacttgctgaaattgcggAAAAAGGACAAGACATATTTTTCCCAAGGAATCAATTAATTGGAAATCGTAACATGCAATGTTGGCTTTGCTTGGATCCCCCTAGACAGTATGATTAGTCATAtctataagaaataaatatatcttaaataaactacttttaaaaatatctaattgaggtatgtgcatgaatcatatttaagtgatctgagataatatacttcaaattattttttaaaaaattaatagaaatattgagcctatgaaaaatgaatatacattctataaaaggatttaaattaaaaataaatttatcatttgaaaaattattgaaaattttcttagtaaacttaaaaatatactaaactatattatagtttatattaatattaactaaaataaagCTATAATAAAAGATGCAATGTACAAGTAAATATTAAACTCTTCAATTAACAAATTATAACACTGCTTATTAGTGTCAAGATTTGGTAACTATAGTCCCCACGAGGTTCCCATttcgctaaagggggggggggggggggagactAGGTGGGGGGAAAAGGACCAATTCTCCGAGGGTGCATATCCTTTTGTGAAAAAAAAACCCCTTCCACCCCCTAACCACTTGGCAGCAGGCTATAAATTAaactcatgatttacctccctttataTAAATTAGGGACCGGTTGTAAGGGGCTCATAGGGTGAGAGCAATCACCtttgataataaaaatatttgttacatATAATTTAGTATAATAATAGcatcacttttttttttactaaaattattaattttaatataaaatatgctttaaattgtaattattcaactttttttctataaaaatcctaaaatttagttgataatttaaataattatatataatgaaaaaaatatatatttatgataataaataaaaaaattatcaatactatgaaatatttaaatgaaaacttaagttttttttttaaaaaaattacaattgataaaaaaatgtttttattattatccatatatatttaaatgaaaacataagtttaaccctatgttgcttgaaaaaaatatacaaatcactaaaaattttaaagtttcgaagaaaggttttcttgaaaaatcacaaagttacatgaacatcatcaaaattttcaaatatgatacaaagttgaaagatgactagaagtttcattaaattcaacattaaatgccttagttttgaatcattacaagaaaaaactttacttttaaatacaaactaaaagaaaattttaaattttgatatttgttaTAAATATAACCTATCAATACATTGAACTTCTCCTAAGCTAATCAATtattactattttgatacttttgattcaataaaaaaataataaattctagTTTATTAGCTTACCATCTCACTTGAAATTTAAGAGTCTCAATACAAATATTAAGTTCAACCCTGTGTTTTGAGTgtgtaacgccccggctcgggcgggccccacccgaaccgaaccgggaacgctacctgaattacctatcggtttgatgactagctccacagaccaccggaggtcctttcagcatgctttgtcctcactcgcacgcaccctggaaaacttcccaggaggtcacccatcctcagatttctccaagccaagcacgcttaactttggagttcttaagtttgagcttccgaaaaggaaggtgcaccttggtgatatggatagtaccatctaaccttttaaatcatacttaaccagaatctcagaaccggggtattacagagtgagacataaataatgtatcaaaactttgttatgtgatgatgcaaatctaaccttgcaaagcaaagcaacaaccataatataaagatattggttgaaattcaacatggtcagcttttctaaaatactatatggaagagttaattatttgggaaaaaaatttaaatttgacctgAATAGATTCACCATTTACTCCATACGAACCCATATCCGAAAAATAAACTATTATTTCATAGATTCTATTAAATACTCCAAGATAGGACTTTTGTTTCTGAGATTCCTTGTAAACAATCcattttttatagaaattaaccctttatctctCAAGATCATGTTCCACATGGATTTCTAGTCCTTGTTCCCTATTTTTGATTGCTTGATACTGGTTTCAGAGCCACAGATTTACGAGGTCTATTATACATTTTTCTGATTTTATGGTTTATTTTTTTCGATGTGACTTTTGAGTTCTAGGACTAGATAATTGTAGGATATCTCCAAGATATAGGAAATGAAGTATTATTTCTGGTGATTATCTTATCTTTTGCGTTGACTGCCTTTTATACGTCATGGATAGACACActccaatttagttggattgtgtCTCTATTTGTATACCTGTCTAGTAGGTATTCATTAACTTGGTGTAGCATGATTATACTTAGTCAATCAGCTCTATTTTCAATTATGGTCAGGGTTGACTATGGAAGTGACTAGTTGACACGTTGAAGACTCGACCTTGATGAAGAGAATGTTGATTCTCTAGTAGCACCGACTGATATCGAGTTGGACAGTGAGGGTCGAATCTATCAAAAACCTAGTGGAGATTAGAGATTATAGCCTCAGGGAATTAATCCTACcctaccaccagtggtaccaacTCTTGCTACTACCATCTAGGTGAAAGATAGAGTTGTATACAATTATTGGCTTGGTTAGTTAAGGATCAATTGATTCATGTTGTCTCGATCAATAGAGGACCAATTTAGCCTATTTCAAGGAGTTCTGACCTTTGAGTAGCTTGTGActagttagataacctagaaggaacacttgagtacataacttgtacacacgtagaaaggactgaattatatatataccattgtTAGCTTGACTAGTCAATAGAGGATCGAGGTATCTTATTCCATGAGGACTTTTACGATGTACTgtatatacatggtttggataACTTAGTAGATATATTCAGGTAGATGACCCCCAATGATATGGAAAAGTGTAGAGGTAGttgcttaatacttatgtgaTACTACTATCACACCTCGAGAGAAAGGTAGTccaacgaaaatcggacagcacatcccctgtaacaatgacaatctgaagtatatacacatacatccacaagcatactcatcagctattgtaacgcctgaaaattctcaaattaatgttagaaaatattctattatttttctgaaattttagaatatttttatggaatttttggagtagcagaaataacaaattaaaataaaaacgtaaaatagcctaagcgggaattgaacccgagaccatTAGACCCTAGGATTTATAGATGaccttagtaaccagggggccccagcaggggtgtgctgaaagaagaggagagaaattatatttatgatttagttgggttgtattaatcacttaatataaatagggaatttaagtggggaattattattttgatcgacaATTTCTCTtatccctcaaaccctcaccgtcgcCCCTCCCTAttcctcatcctctcggcgcacaagcccaagaaaacctagggttccgtccctagggTCGTATGAGCACCTTCCGACgacaactccgacacgaggacgctcctctccgcaagaagaacgcgtagacgtaagaagatcgccgaagggatcttcttctccgaaaacctagcgatcgaaattgtaagaaatctagcgcaggaagtaagtaacccctcacctgcagtataagtagctaatcgtatgtTTCTATATTCTTAGTTCAGCCATAtgtagaattagagcacaccaagtgctcgataaaatgactagtacagttatatgctacagtgagcattttaatagctcagttaaaagccatagaagcattttacatagcatacttagtcttgcttcagtttgtatgagactacggtccaatgggtgggcttccatagtcgcctctaggttcagataaccaagttctaggttcaaataacctagttaaagcaagataagataaatcagcttatgaattagtattttactttatcagtggcactgtattggactcttagttgtccttgggttggactcccatagttatccctaggtttagataacctagtaaaccctattagattcggggctagctacctcgggtttagttagggaagcgcgcatagcaagtacagttgccgggcccatcagcagcatgattagtatttttatctattatgaaaatagttttaaaaacttcacaaatcagttatgtgaCTACAGTACAGTTTCAGCGTTAACCTAACATAAGTTTTAGcctagcttatgtatcagtttagtttccttAATGATATAACAATTAGTTTTATGTTCAGTATTCGATTACCATGACTTacatgtccatatgccatgtttttagcattttcagtatgatcatcagtatgtatttcaaatagcatcttttaaaagcatgatttcatcgaatgcatgttttgtgaggtagatggttcttacagTGGCTAGGAGGAGGTTGTTGGATCCGAACCCGAGTCCTACCAAACAATCGAGTCTGAATCTGAAACGACaatagtcaagggggagaattCTAATAAGGATTCCGAAGGTAATgttgtaaattcaaaatttaaagaacatATAACATATTTTAATTGCAgagaaaaaggacactacaaaaataaatgcccGATGAACCAATCCGCACAAtggaggcaaaggaggaaccgatgcctagagtccggaaaaggaaggaccacattgaatgcttcaagtgcaaaaagatgggacactacaaatctgtcacgccccgagagtaaggttgtccgacgaaaatcggacagcacctcccctgtagcagtgacaaatgaaatcggtatacatcaccaacagataatacatatgcaaattaaatcataaccacgcagataatatgcagtccacacggctggaaaatcaaacacagcggaaaacaaaaataacaagtataaggtaaCGAAAACTCACCGCGGGTCGGCcaggcttgactcctcgacaaagcaatcaaatacaaaataacaagtccacaacCCGATTATTACAATGCCAAATTCAAAGGTTCAACACACAatcaaaatgaaaaccaaaatcataaaactgtcctcggaagcgacgtgggaccggcagtcgggatcctcctccaagtgtactagcatcgctatcagctacctggtgaaattaccaatgtacggggtggtgagtataaagactcagcgggtaatagaatagacagtgcatgagtatcataaagaacaggaatacaataggatacagtctcggaaagataaatagcagatactactaggtaaacaaagtatatatccatacctgaaaccatatcctaggctaacagtgtaaggtctgagataacataaactgctacagtactgctcataactaccagaATCACATATAAAGTATACTGTAATAGAaatcagtgtccaagcatatataacaggtatgtgataacagaactgcataagtaagcatAGACAACATAAGCAGGTATATCAAAAAgtagcgtatgtacggatggtcactcccggcCACCtctcaagtccatgaccccagtatggacgagaggccggaACAATGACAAACtttacaccactccagctaccactactctcgagtggtggaggggacagttgcatagtagctgaatagctacgtctgcgacggggtccctgctgcccgcgactccagcagacactaccctgagtgtgcgagtggggggcacgacaggacatgcggcacgctccaagctaccactacccatgagtggccgagcgtgcggtcCAGGCCAACGatcgtctcaaccacaagggagccagagtcgtcggctatgcatgcaatgacatgatgcgaataatgcaatagtcatcatatatatataacaagaaatcaggtatgctacatgaatccacATGCTCAAtattaagcataaataaacagtaatcaaacaggtaaacatgacatctagtatctgctagttatcaagaataacaacgggagactgtatagataagaaagtgagcatctcgaagattgagtggataaagtatcaagcacaagaaataaaatgagtggagtcaagataaactctaCTTTATCTGGCCTACTCATGCACCAAGAACAATAACTAAAGAAACAAGTAAAAAGTACCTGCCTCAAATGTAGGCTGAATCCGACGTCAACCTCGTCACAATACCCGCctcgatcaaagtcctgtgtcaacataCAAAATTTAACTAACTACATATGAAACTGAATAACCATACTAGTGTACATGACAGGTGAATTTAATCCAAGTTTCATTCATTACCCCAATGAAACCATTCTGATCTACTAATACCCAATCCACAGCCCTAACCGTATGCCTTCACATCATAAAATTAGGATTCCCCCAAATCATGCATTTGTCCCCAATACACCAATGTACAAAATATCTGTTCAATTAAACTAGGTATCGGAAAACCTAAACCTTACCTTACACCCCACTGATCACTCACTGCCGGAAGATGAGGTCTTCGGCTCAAGTCTTCCAGTGATGCCCACTGCCAAGTTTCACGTACATTGCTCCTATAGAGCCTTCAAACTATTGTAATCACACTATCAATGCACAATTCGGATGGAATACAACCTCAGATCCACAAATCTACTATCTTAATACTGTAAATATCTTACCCATGAGTCCCGGATGGTGAACAACTACTGGAGGTTGTGGCCGAGCCCCTCACAGCGAGCCACTGCCAGAACCGAAACACAATCAGTCCCAACCTATCATCCATGGCTTCCAATCACAGCTCCATGGTCAAAGAAACCTAATCGACATTCTACAACCTCACATACCTTGATGCCGGAACCTCCACGATCGGCGAGGAGAAACCCGACGAATTTGGCTCGGCCCTAAATCTCGGGAAGACGAGATATCTTCCTAAGGTGCAGATCCTCAACCAGCTTCGAGCTCTGGAATGGAGATTCAATCTCTGGCATCCACAGAGCTCAGATATGCTCTCCCGACCATGGATTCTTCGCGAGCAGTGGCGTTTTGAAGGGAACGCTGCAGATGAGGCCTCCGCTCAAACGTGGAGGAGGCCGGAGATTCATCTCGCAACCAAGCGCCGACAATCGGTCGTGGCGTACGTGGGAGATGAATCCGTCGGCGAGATCAGGTGAAGGGGTGAGGAATCGACGGAGGCAGAAGGCTCGGAGGAATAAGGGAAACGACGATTTAGGGCTAGCACCGTAGCTTCTTATAAGCAGTAGGGTTTGGGTTAGGTTAAGTTCTCACAACCCCTTAAGTAGCCCTCCGTTAATCATGATTTCCAATACATCTTAAgcccaataatttatccccttaaaccctgtcataagtcctccaaataaatccagaaaaatatctaaaaattctcaataatcattataggttattttattttgccgtatctcacattctccccctctaataagaatttggtccccaaatttatgaCATAAATGCAATAAACGACAAACGACATGTGAAGTCAATCATTAAATGAAATAACTTACATACCTTCATCAAACAACCGTGGGTACCGCGCTCGGATCTCATCCTCCAGCTCCCAGGTTGCCTCGTCATCAGAATGATGCTCCCACCCAACCTTGACCAGTCGGGTGGTCTTATTCCGCAGCTGGCGTTCCTTGCGATCCAATATCCGTACTGGGACCTCCTCATAAGTTACATCTGGCTGAAGGGTGATCGATACATCTGTCAAAATATGCGTAGGGTGTGACACATatttcctcagcatagatacgtgaaatacatcatgcACCCCGGCAAGCGATGGTGGCAGCGCCAGTCGATATGCTACCTCACTGAtcctctcaagtatctgaaagggTCCGATGTAACGAGGAGCTAACTTCCCTTTTAATCCAAATCTCCTAACTCCCTTGGTAGGTGACACTCGCAGGAACACATGATCATCCacagagaactccaaaggtctccgtctccgatccgcGTAGCTTTTCTGTCGGTCCTGGGCTTCTGACATTCTGCGTCTGATGGTGCCAACCAACTCTGCATCTCGCTGAATACGCTGGGGGCCCAAGACTGACGATTCTCCAACCTCGTCCCATAAAGtaggagatctacatgctctgccataTAATGCCTCGAATGGTGCCATCTGAATCGCTGAGTGGTAACTGTTATTGTATGCAAACTCCACCAAGTGCAAATGATCCTCCCAGCTACcgccgaagtccatgacacaagatctCAATAGATCCTCCAACGTCTGGATAGtacgctctgactgcccatccgTCTGAGGGTGAAATGCAGTACTAAAACGGAGTTCCGTACCCATGGCCTGCTGGAGACTCCGCCAAAATCGAGAGGTAAatcgtggatctctatctgatataatactcagagGTATACCTTGCAATCTGGTGATCACTCTGCAGTATAACTCTGCCAATCAATCCAACGAATCCGTCTGACGGATCGGtaagaagtgtgcagatttggttaactgatcaacaattacccaaatcgcatcatgaccctTCCGGGTCTGGGGTAATCCTATCACAAAGTCCATTgtgatatgctcccatttccattccggtaTTTCTATCTTCTGCAGTAACCCAGCTGGTCTCTGATGCTCTGCCTTAATCTGCTGACAAACTAAACACTGCGCCACAAATGTCGCAATATCCTTCTTTATACCATTCCACCAGTATGATCATTTCAGATCCCTGTACATGCGAGTACCTCCTGGATGAATCGCAAATCTAGATCGATGTGCTTCCCGTAGTAAGTCCTCTTGAACAGGATGTGACTCAGGGACACATAATCTGCCGCGGAAATACAGAATTCCACTATCATCACAGGTAAACTCTGTCTGCTGTCCTGAGGTAACTCTGCTACGTAAAAACTGCAGATGCTGATTTGTAGCCTGAGCCTCTTTGATACGCTCCACTATaggtgactgagcaaccatggtgacTAGCAAGCCTCGCTCTGTCTGTGCTTGCTCCATCAACCCCAACTCAGAGAAGCTCTGTATCAACTCTGTAACCATCACTCGGTGACAAGCCAAAACTCCACGAGATTTCCTGCTCAACGCATCAGCCACTACGttggctttccccgggtgatagttgATCGTGCAATCATAGTCtttcaagaattccatccatcttctctgaTGCAGGTTCAGTTCCTTCTGGGTAAACAAATACTTGAGGCTCTTATGATCTGTGTAAACCTCGAAGGTGATcccatataaatgatgtcgccagatTTTCAGTGCGAAGATGATAGCTGCCAATCCCAAATCATGGACCGGATAATTCCTCTCATGATCTTTCAGCTGACGTGAGGCATATGACACCACTCGCTCATGATGCATAAGTATGGCACCCAGTCCCTGATATGACGCATCCGtgaaaagtacaaatccatccatgCCAGAGGGAAGTACTAACACTAGTGCAGTAACAAGCCTCCGCTTGAGCTCCTGGAAGCTTTGCTCACAAGATTCTGTCCAGCTAAACTTCTCTCCCTTCCGGGTCAATCGTGTCAATGGCAAGACTATGCTGGAAAAGCCCTCAACAAATCTCCGATAATACCCAGCTAATCCCAAGAAGCTACGAATCTCCTATACtgtcttcggctgctcccaactagtgATGGCCTCAATCTTCTGTGGATCTACAGATAAACGTCTGCTGGAGACAACGTGTCCAAGAAAACCCACCGAAGGTAGCCAGAATGCGCATTTACTAAACTTCGCGTAGAGGTGTTCTCGCCGAAGCATCTccaaaactatgcgaagatgtcgcCTGTGTTCCTCCTCAGATCGGGAATATATcagaatatcgtcgatgaacacaatgacgaaCTGATTTAAGTACTCAaggaatactctgttcatcagatccatgaacaCTGATGGGGCATtgataagcccaaatggcattatcaAGAACTCGTAATGACCATAACgagtgcgaaatgctgtcttcggaATATCTGCATCTCCAACCCTGAGCTGATGATAGCCTGAGCGCAAATCAATCTTTGAATATACACAGGTGTTcttcagctgatcaaataaatcctctataTGTGGCAATGGATATTTGTTCTTGACAGTCACCGCATTCAACCGTCGGTAATCAATACATAATCTCAatgatccgtctttcttcttaacgaagagTACTGGTgctccccatggagaaacactggGACGAATAAATCCTCTGTCCAACAGCTTCTGCAACTGAACCTTCAGCTCCTCTAACTCCTTTGGTGCCATGCGATAGGGGGTCTTGGATACCGGTGCGGTTTCCGGAACCAACTCAATCGTAAACTCGACTTGCCTTTTAGGAGGCAACCCGGGGAGTTCGTCAGGGAATACATCTAAAAATTCTCGAACAATAGGAACGTCCGAGAGTTGTGGTAATGCATCCGTATCAGCTTTAACCATGGACAGCAAATATCCCTGACAACCCTGCAACAGTAATCTCCTCGCTTGCATTGCTGATATGACTGATATCCCATCACCCCCGGTTCTGATGAATGTCCACGATGGTAGACCAAGAGGTCGGAATGTGACTACTCTCGCTctgcaatcaactgtggcatggttCATGGCCAGctaatccatg
This window contains:
- the LOC122033740 gene encoding uncharacterized protein LOC122033740, which translates into the protein MRRGRSVAGSRRGPGLPRKQPTETRELESVTQEVDSSKDLTDVEAVSRGQGDQTPRDQGRQPQEIPSVIPSRRNREFQPQGIPSGIPSAFPTPATTDWMRDRARIPLLARSIKDRFTLYLGGADPWAARSWLKNLESTFGYLSCTDEEKVELATYHLQDQAVTWWDMQKTIFGEQRITWTMFREAFERQYFPATFCLARRQEFLSLKQGDRSVMEYNAEFSRLAEFCPHIVAQDYDRMQQFTHGLAAYIRIQMSGFPGSSYREVLDRALFIEMTQQQVNQEKGHDKQSSQKRGNKGQSSRAPSGGSSRPQKTGRTSDGGFCPPHHEQKNFGGTRCFQCGSKSHTRNSCPLDHAICFYCKLPGHESRDWGIILSVTFTEEIAEDSECPTSATTTAFSGTDISYSGSGTSDYSVFYRGVFSSGTSGTVGVLSTPALLSISAAASVLVSAAGSRTYDANADHFRDTTTELKDLLIDTGSSHSFISRVFLGKIDRLPSRRTHGLTVSLPSGELAMNHATVDCRARVVTFRPLGLPSWTFIRTGGDGISVISAMQARRLLLQGCQGYLLSMVKADTDALPQLSDVPIVREFLDVFPDELPGLPPKRQVEFTIELVPETAPVSKTPYRMAPKELEELKVQLQKLLDRGFIRPSVSPWGAPVLFVKKKDGSLRLCIDYRRLNAVTVKNKYPLPHIEDLFDQLKNTCVYSKIDLRSGYHQLRVGDADIPKTAFRTRYGHYEFLIMPFGLINAPSVFMDLMNRVFLEYLNQFVIVFIDDILIYSRSEEEHRRHLRIVLEMLRREHLYAKFSKCAFWLPSVGFLGHVVSSRRLSVDPQKIEAITSWEQPKTGEKFSWTESCEQSFQELKRRLVTALVLVLPSGMDGFVLFTDASYQGLGAILMHHERVVSYASRQLKDHERNYPVHDLGLAAIIFALKIWRHHLYGITFEVYTDHKSLKYLFTQKELNLHQRRWMEFLKDYDCTINYHPGKANVVADALSRKSRGVLACHRVMVTELIQSFSELGLMEQAQTERGLLVTMVAQSPIVERIKEAQATNQHLQFLRSRVTSGQQTEFTCDDSGILYFRGRLCVPESHPVQEDLLREAHRSRFAIHPGGTRMYRDLK